A part of Fusarium graminearum PH-1 chromosome 3, whole genome shotgun sequence genomic DNA contains:
- a CDS encoding dephospho-CoA kinase has translation MFKSVVGYYFRGHWAVVLDIPLLFESGLDKLCGVAAVVAVRDPAIQMQRLRARDPHLSAEDAENRVRSQTDVREKAQRCEERGEGKGIVLWNDGSREDLQVQLDKAIKGLKKETPDWWTWLLLGCPPLAVAVATWRFWQNLIINERWEEKKLQAKL, from the coding sequence ATGTTCAAATCTGTAGTCGGATACTACTTCCGTGGCCACTGGGCAGTTGTGCTCGATATACCACTGCTCTTTGAAAGTGGCCTCGACAAACTCTGTGGTGTCGCGGCTGTCGTTGCCGTCCGCGACCCAGCAATCCAGATGCAGCGCCTGCGAGCGCGGGATCCTCACCTCAGCGCAGAAGATGCAGAGAACAGAGTGCGCAGCCAGACCGATGTGCGGGAAAAGGCTCAGAGGTGCGAGGAACGGGGAGAAGGCAAGGGTATCGTGCTTTGGAATGATGGATCGCGAGAGGATTTACAGGTGCAGCTGGACAAGGCGATCAAggggttgaagaaggagactCCGGACTGGTGGACGTGGTTGCTTCTTGGATGTCCACCTCTGGCTGTTGCAGTTGCGACGTGGAGGTTTTGGCAGAATCTGATTATCAACGAGAGATGGGAGGAGAAGAAATTGCAGGCTAAACTGTAG